In Microbulbifer celer, a single window of DNA contains:
- the mmsB gene encoding 3-hydroxyisobutyrate dehydrogenase, producing the protein MNPIKNIAFIGLGNMGGPMAANLVQKGFSVTAFDLSQPSLDQAASNGCEKAASAGSAVQGADAVVSMLPSGEAVRGLYLGEGGLLQVMDPHTLLIDCSTIAADDARQVIAAATDRGIHALDAPVSGGTAAAAAGTLSFMCGGEDSAVDRARPVLAAMGANIFHAGAAGSGQVAKICNNMLLAIHMIGTAEALQLGVDNGLDPGVLSEIMRASSGGNWSLEKYNPYPGVMEDVPAARDYAGGFSVALMLKDLGLAMDTAAGSASSTPFGALAKNLYQLHGGDPDIRALDFSSIQNLFRRPVGN; encoded by the coding sequence ATGAACCCGATCAAAAACATCGCCTTTATCGGCCTCGGCAATATGGGTGGGCCGATGGCGGCCAATCTGGTGCAGAAAGGATTTTCGGTCACCGCGTTTGATCTGTCACAACCGAGCCTGGATCAGGCAGCGTCCAATGGCTGTGAAAAAGCGGCGAGTGCCGGGAGTGCGGTGCAAGGCGCGGACGCGGTAGTGTCCATGTTGCCCAGCGGCGAAGCGGTACGTGGATTGTACCTGGGCGAGGGCGGTTTGTTGCAGGTCATGGATCCGCACACCCTGTTAATCGATTGCTCCACGATTGCTGCGGACGACGCCCGACAGGTCATTGCCGCCGCCACCGATCGCGGTATCCACGCGCTGGATGCGCCGGTATCCGGCGGTACCGCGGCGGCAGCGGCGGGGACCCTGTCATTTATGTGTGGCGGTGAGGACAGTGCGGTGGATCGTGCGCGGCCGGTGCTCGCGGCCATGGGGGCGAATATCTTTCACGCCGGCGCGGCAGGTAGTGGCCAGGTGGCCAAGATCTGCAACAACATGTTGTTGGCGATTCATATGATCGGCACCGCCGAGGCGCTGCAGCTCGGGGTGGATAATGGCTTGGATCCGGGTGTGCTCTCCGAGATCATGCGCGCGAGTTCCGGCGGCAACTGGTCACTGGAAAAGTACAACCCCTACCCCGGAGTGATGGAAGATGTCCCCGCCGCGCGGGATTATGCCGGGGGATTTTCCGTGGCATTGATGTTGAAAGATCTCGGACTTGCGATGGATACGGCAGCAGGCAGCGCCTCTTCGACGCCGTTTGGTGCGCTGGCGAAAAACCTCTATCAGCTCCACGGCGGCGATCCCGATATACGCGCACTGGACTTCTCCAGCATCCAGAACCTGTTCCGGCGTCCCGTGGGCAACTGA
- the hemN gene encoding oxygen-independent coproporphyrinogen III oxidase — MGLNQEVGDAGAAQSINASLSPELLGRYAGPCPRYTSYPTADRFTALAGAEPWSSLQQVDSLSLYVHIPFCRSLCYFCACNKVITRQYGLASSYLSNLLQEAQWYRDRVAAVPVVQLHLGGGTPTFFSDSDLERLLAGLGEIFDLRAGSDVEYSIEADPRTLELETLGTLQRLGFNRLSMGIQDFNPAVQQAINRICNPEQVRTLTERARERGFESISYDLIYGLPGQNVDSLERTIDTVLALAPDRIALYHYAHLPDRFKAQRLISCDLIPSPMEKIAMQLTAARRLTDAGYQFLGMDHFARPEDGLAVAAREGRLARNFQGYTLMPADALVGLGASAISYSRDGYWQNAHRLKEYAAAISARGQAIHRGWQLSADDRLRRWLIMELMCHLRVSKGELSQRTAVPFTQYFRADLARLQPLIADGLVEETQTDFVVTERGRWFLRNIAASFDTHLHGACSDARYSRVL, encoded by the coding sequence ATGGGGCTCAATCAGGAAGTCGGTGATGCCGGCGCGGCGCAAAGTATAAATGCATCGCTCTCTCCCGAACTGTTGGGCCGTTATGCGGGCCCCTGTCCGCGCTACACTTCTTACCCCACCGCAGATCGATTTACCGCATTAGCGGGCGCGGAGCCCTGGTCCTCACTGCAACAGGTGGATTCACTTTCCTTATATGTACACATCCCGTTTTGCCGTTCGCTGTGTTATTTCTGTGCTTGCAATAAGGTCATCACCCGCCAGTATGGTCTGGCTTCCAGCTACTTGAGTAATCTGCTGCAGGAAGCGCAGTGGTATCGGGACCGAGTGGCCGCGGTGCCGGTAGTGCAATTGCATCTCGGCGGCGGCACGCCCACCTTCTTCAGCGATTCGGATCTGGAACGTTTGCTTGCGGGGCTTGGCGAGATCTTTGATCTGCGCGCGGGCAGCGACGTGGAATACAGTATCGAGGCAGACCCGCGCACCCTGGAGTTGGAAACTCTGGGTACACTGCAGCGCCTCGGGTTCAACCGGCTCAGCATGGGGATTCAGGATTTCAATCCGGCAGTGCAGCAGGCCATCAACCGTATCTGCAACCCGGAACAGGTGCGGACGCTCACTGAGCGGGCCCGCGAGCGCGGGTTTGAATCTATCTCCTACGATCTGATCTACGGGCTGCCGGGGCAGAATGTGGACAGTCTCGAGCGGACTATCGATACCGTGCTGGCGCTGGCACCGGACCGGATCGCGCTGTATCACTACGCCCATCTGCCAGACCGCTTCAAGGCTCAGCGCCTGATCAGCTGCGACCTGATCCCGTCGCCGATGGAGAAGATCGCCATGCAGTTGACTGCGGCGAGGCGGCTGACCGATGCCGGCTACCAGTTTCTCGGCATGGATCATTTCGCGCGCCCGGAGGATGGCCTGGCGGTAGCGGCGCGGGAGGGGCGCCTCGCACGTAATTTCCAGGGATATACCCTGATGCCCGCTGACGCACTGGTGGGGCTGGGTGCTTCGGCGATCAGTTACAGCCGCGATGGCTACTGGCAGAACGCGCACCGCCTGAAGGAATACGCCGCGGCGATCTCGGCGCGGGGCCAGGCAATCCATCGCGGCTGGCAGCTGTCCGCGGACGACCGGCTGCGCCGGTGGTTGATCATGGAGCTGATGTGCCACCTGCGCGTGAGCAAGGGCGAGCTCTCACAACGCACCGCGGTGCCATTCACACAGTACTTCCGTGCGGATCTTGCCCGGCTGCAACCGTTGATTGCCGATGGCCTGGTGGAAGAGACCCAGACTGACTTTGTCGTCACCGAGCGCGGGCGCTGGTTCCTGCGCAATATCGCCGCGTCCTTTGACACCCATCTGCATGGTGCGTGCTCGGACGCCCGCTACTCGCGGGTGCTATAA